The following proteins are encoded in a genomic region of Streptomyces sp. SLBN-31:
- a CDS encoding GntR family transcriptional regulator, translated as MSLELSVDRSSPVPLYFQLSQQLEAAIEHGALTPGSLLGNEIELAARLGLSRPTVRQAIQSLVDKGLLVRRRGVGTQVVHSQVKRPLELSSLYDDLEAAGQRPATKVLVNAVVPATAEVAAALGVAEDSDVHQVERLRLAHGEPMAYLCNFIPPGLLDLDTAQLEATGLYRMMRAVGITLHSARQTIGARAATLAEAERLAEQEGAPLLTMQRVTFDDTGRAVEYGTHTYRPSRYSFEFQLLVRG; from the coding sequence GTGTCGCTCGAACTCAGCGTGGACCGGAGTTCTCCCGTCCCGCTGTACTTCCAGCTCTCGCAGCAGCTCGAGGCGGCGATCGAGCACGGAGCGCTCACGCCCGGCAGCCTGCTGGGCAACGAGATCGAGCTGGCGGCCCGGCTCGGCCTGTCCCGCCCCACCGTCCGCCAGGCCATCCAGTCCCTGGTCGACAAGGGCCTGCTGGTGCGCCGCCGGGGGGTCGGCACCCAGGTCGTGCACAGCCAGGTCAAACGCCCGCTGGAACTCTCCAGCCTCTACGACGACCTGGAGGCGGCCGGCCAGCGCCCCGCGACGAAGGTGCTGGTCAACGCCGTAGTCCCGGCGACCGCCGAGGTCGCCGCGGCCCTGGGCGTCGCCGAGGACAGCGACGTCCACCAGGTGGAACGGCTGCGCCTCGCGCACGGCGAGCCGATGGCGTACCTGTGCAACTTCATCCCGCCGGGCCTGCTCGACCTGGACACGGCGCAGCTGGAGGCCACGGGTCTGTACCGGATGATGCGGGCCGTCGGCATCACCCTGCACAGCGCCCGGCAGACTATCGGTGCGCGCGCGGCCACCCTGGCGGAGGCCGAGCGCCTCGCCGAGCAGGAGGGCGCCCCGCTGCTGACGATGCAGCGCGTCACGTTCGACGACACGGGCAGGGCGGTCGAGTACGGCACGCACACGTACCGGCCGAGCCGCTACTCCTTCGAGTTCCAGCTGCTCGTGCGGGGCTGA
- a CDS encoding ROK family glucokinase, translated as MSTYGNFTAPIGSRRAPALRTVGTRERRSHLTAPRVPTVGIDIGGTKVMAGVVDADGNILEKLRTETPDKSKSPKVVEDTIVELVLDLSDRHDVHAVGIGAAGWVDADRNRVLFAPHLSWRNEPLRDRLAGRLAVPVLVDNDANSAAWAEWRFGAGRGEDHLVMITLGTGIGGAILEDGQVKRGKYGVAGEFGHMQVVPGGHRCPCGNRGCWEQYSSGNALVREAKELAAADSPVAYGIIEHVKGQIGDITGPMITELAREGDAMCIELLQDIGQWLGVGIANLAAALDPSCFVIGGGVSAADDLLIAPARDAFKRQLTGRGYRPEARIVRAQLGPEAGMVGAADLARLVARRFRRANRRRVERYERYARYTEGRRSTRDTA; from the coding sequence ATGAGCACCTACGGCAACTTCACGGCCCCCATAGGCTCCCGGCGTGCCCCGGCCCTGCGCACGGTCGGCACCCGCGAGCGCCGCTCGCACCTGACCGCACCCCGCGTGCCGACGGTCGGCATCGACATCGGGGGCACCAAGGTCATGGCAGGCGTCGTCGACGCCGACGGCAACATCCTGGAGAAGCTCCGCACGGAGACCCCGGACAAGTCCAAGAGCCCCAAGGTCGTCGAGGACACCATCGTCGAGCTGGTCCTGGACCTGTCCGACCGCCACGACGTGCACGCCGTCGGCATCGGCGCGGCCGGCTGGGTCGACGCGGACCGCAACCGCGTGCTGTTCGCCCCCCACCTGTCCTGGCGCAACGAGCCGCTGCGCGACCGCCTCGCCGGGCGCCTCGCCGTGCCGGTCCTGGTCGACAACGACGCCAACTCCGCCGCCTGGGCCGAGTGGCGCTTCGGCGCCGGCCGCGGCGAGGACCACCTGGTCATGATCACGCTCGGCACCGGCATCGGCGGCGCGATCCTGGAGGACGGCCAGGTCAAGCGCGGCAAGTACGGCGTGGCGGGCGAGTTCGGGCACATGCAGGTCGTCCCCGGAGGACACCGCTGCCCGTGCGGCAACCGCGGCTGCTGGGAGCAGTACAGCTCCGGCAACGCCCTGGTCCGCGAGGCCAAGGAACTGGCCGCCGCCGACTCGCCGGTCGCGTACGGGATCATCGAGCACGTCAAGGGGCAGATCGGTGACATCACCGGCCCGATGATCACCGAGCTGGCCCGCGAGGGCGACGCGATGTGCATCGAGCTGCTGCAGGACATCGGGCAGTGGCTCGGCGTCGGCATCGCCAACCTCGCCGCGGCCCTCGACCCCTCCTGCTTCGTCATCGGCGGCGGTGTCTCCGCGGCCGACGACCTGCTCATCGCCCCCGCCCGCGACGCCTTCAAGCGTCAGCTCACCGGCCGCGGCTACCGCCCCGAGGCCCGTATCGTCCGCGCCCAGCTCGGCCCGGAGGCCGGCATGGTGGGCGCCGCCGACCTCGCCCGGCTCGTCGCCCGCCGCTTCCGCCGCGCCAACCGGCGCCGGGTCGAGCGCTACGAGCGTTACGCCCGGTACACCGAGGGCCGCCGCTCCACCCGGGACACCGCATGA
- a CDS encoding sugar kinase produces MTASLPRQAAPPDEPGQPAEDRRHMIRRRALTLLIIVLLIGVPAGYLVISANQSRNSGKDKEAKYSATGLTKGWPSKVQRRIYQVPMPHPSGKVAYYETNNWKTSRLYVQFQTPVRNLDVFLHDMGVSRADLKRDDITISARDQKITGWRFTRPGPWYGLVHKQKDPAPTQDVIVNMSDANNPFFYVVSRTVP; encoded by the coding sequence ATGACGGCATCGCTGCCGCGTCAGGCGGCGCCCCCGGACGAGCCCGGGCAGCCCGCCGAGGACCGCCGGCACATGATCCGCCGCAGGGCGCTCACCCTGCTCATCATCGTGCTGCTCATCGGTGTCCCGGCCGGCTATCTGGTGATCTCCGCGAACCAGAGCCGCAACAGCGGCAAGGACAAGGAGGCCAAGTACTCGGCGACCGGCCTCACCAAGGGCTGGCCGTCGAAGGTCCAGCGCCGCATCTACCAGGTCCCGATGCCGCACCCCTCCGGCAAGGTCGCCTACTACGAGACGAACAACTGGAAGACCAGCCGGCTCTACGTCCAGTTCCAGACCCCGGTCCGCAACCTCGACGTCTTCCTCCACGACATGGGCGTCAGCCGCGCCGACCTCAAGCGCGACGACATCACCATCAGCGCGCGCGACCAGAAGATCACCGGCTGGCGGTTCACCCGCCCCGGCCCCTGGTACGGCCTGGTCCACAAGCAGAAGGACCCGGCGCCCACACAGGACGTCATCGTGAACATGTCCGACGCGAACAACCCGTTCTTCTACGTCGTCTCCCGCACTGTTCCGTAG
- a CDS encoding DEAD/DEAH box helicase encodes MGDTAVVAEHAGAGIPVRLAAVFLPAPLPRDGRIAFWDPDGAPLPAEDTELTVVRPHGASGVRRRSAPALTLPVGEALPLLVGARRDPAAHPATACWGAVALHALRLVARGRLLPGLTATGHDAWRAGPLDPDDIAHLRAVAAALPHEGHAVPLPGPGPLLLPEPEALMRAFLDAVADTLPRTPAAPHACGRPFADRRPQRLPDAQDWAAEVAAGMDAGVRISLRLDLSAYELFDGEESVRTAGAAIVQVHSLADPTLVVDAAALWAGEADAAFGPRARVDAALAVRRAARIWPPLDRLAEQDVPDVLALHDEELGDLLGVAATRLAAAGVAVHWPRDLAQDLSAAAVVRPAPGSATDGTGFFESEELLQFRWQLALGGDPLTEAEMDTLAEAHRPVVRLRDRWVLVDPALVRRARKRELGLLDPVDALSVALTGSAEVDGETVEAVPVGALATLRERLTTGVRPAEPPAGLHATLRDYQLRGLAWLDLMTSLGLGGCLADDMGLGKTITVIALHLKRAHREPTLVVCPASLLGNWQREITRFAPGVPVRRFHGPDRSLEDLTGGFVLTTYGTMRTAAPRLAEQRWGMVVADEAQHVKNPYSATAKALRTIPSPARVALTGTPVENNLSELWALLDWTTPGLLGPLKSFRARHARAVENGEDAEAVERLARLVRPFLLRRKKSDPGIVPELPPKTETDHPVPLTREQASLYEAVVRESMLAIETAEGIARRGLVLKLLGALKQICDHPALYLKEETAAVTDGRLLARSGKLALLDELLDTLLAEDGSALVFTQYVGMARLITAHLAARAVPVDLLHGGTPVPERERMVDRFQAGATPVLVLSLKAAGTGLNLTRAGHVVHFDRWWNPAVEEQATDRAYRIGQTQPVQVHRLITEGTVEDRIAEMLEAKRALADAILGSGESALTELTDRELSDLVSLRRPS; translated from the coding sequence ATGGGCGACACGGCTGTGGTGGCCGAACACGCGGGAGCGGGGATCCCCGTCCGCCTCGCCGCCGTCTTCCTGCCCGCGCCCCTGCCCAGGGACGGCCGGATCGCCTTCTGGGACCCCGACGGCGCCCCGCTGCCCGCCGAGGACACCGAGCTCACCGTCGTACGACCGCACGGCGCGTCCGGCGTCCGGCGCAGGAGCGCCCCAGCGCTGACCCTTCCCGTCGGCGAGGCCCTGCCCCTCCTGGTCGGCGCCCGCCGTGACCCGGCCGCCCACCCCGCCACCGCCTGCTGGGGAGCGGTCGCACTGCACGCGCTGCGGCTCGTCGCCCGCGGCCGGCTGCTGCCCGGCCTGACGGCCACCGGCCACGACGCCTGGCGGGCCGGCCCCCTGGACCCCGACGACATCGCGCACCTCAGGGCGGTCGCCGCCGCCCTGCCCCACGAGGGCCACGCGGTCCCGCTGCCCGGCCCCGGCCCGCTGCTGCTGCCCGAGCCGGAGGCGCTGATGCGCGCCTTCCTGGACGCGGTCGCGGACACCCTTCCCCGCACTCCGGCCGCCCCGCACGCCTGCGGCAGGCCGTTCGCGGACCGCCGCCCGCAGCGCCTGCCCGACGCCCAGGACTGGGCCGCGGAGGTCGCCGCCGGCATGGACGCCGGCGTGCGCATCTCCCTCCGCCTGGACCTGTCCGCCTACGAGCTGTTCGACGGCGAGGAGTCGGTGCGCACGGCGGGTGCAGCGATCGTCCAGGTGCACAGCCTCGCCGACCCCACCCTCGTCGTCGACGCGGCGGCCTTGTGGGCGGGCGAGGCGGACGCCGCGTTCGGCCCACGCGCACGCGTGGACGCCGCCCTCGCCGTGCGGCGCGCGGCCCGCATCTGGCCGCCCCTGGACCGGCTCGCCGAACAGGACGTGCCCGACGTCCTCGCCCTGCACGACGAGGAGCTGGGCGACCTGCTAGGGGTGGCGGCGACACGTCTCGCGGCGGCGGGCGTCGCCGTGCACTGGCCCCGGGACCTGGCCCAGGACCTCTCCGCCGCCGCCGTGGTCCGCCCCGCCCCGGGCTCGGCGACCGACGGCACGGGCTTCTTCGAGAGCGAGGAACTCCTGCAGTTCCGGTGGCAGTTGGCGCTCGGCGGCGACCCGCTCACCGAGGCCGAGATGGACACCCTCGCCGAGGCGCACCGCCCGGTCGTCCGCCTCAGGGACCGCTGGGTGCTGGTCGACCCGGCCCTGGTCCGCAGGGCCCGCAAACGGGAACTCGGCCTGCTCGACCCGGTCGACGCCCTGTCCGTCGCCCTCACCGGCAGCGCGGAGGTCGACGGCGAGACGGTCGAAGCGGTCCCGGTCGGCGCGCTGGCCACCCTGCGCGAGCGCCTCACCACCGGGGTGCGCCCCGCCGAACCCCCGGCCGGCCTGCACGCCACCCTGCGCGACTACCAACTGCGCGGCCTGGCCTGGCTGGACCTCATGACCTCCCTCGGCCTCGGCGGCTGCCTCGCCGACGACATGGGACTCGGCAAGACGATCACGGTCATCGCGCTGCACCTCAAGCGCGCCCACCGCGAACCGACCCTGGTCGTCTGCCCGGCCTCCCTGCTCGGCAACTGGCAGCGGGAGATCACCCGCTTCGCGCCCGGCGTCCCCGTCCGCCGCTTCCACGGCCCCGACCGCAGCCTGGAGGACCTCACCGGCGGCTTCGTCCTCACCACCTACGGCACCATGCGGACCGCGGCACCGCGCCTCGCCGAGCAGCGCTGGGGCATGGTCGTCGCGGACGAGGCACAGCACGTCAAGAACCCGTACTCCGCGACGGCGAAGGCACTGCGCACCATCCCCTCGCCGGCACGCGTGGCCCTCACCGGCACGCCCGTCGAGAACAACCTCTCGGAGCTGTGGGCCCTGCTCGACTGGACCACGCCCGGTCTGCTGGGCCCCCTGAAGTCCTTCCGCGCCCGGCACGCGCGCGCGGTGGAGAACGGCGAGGACGCCGAGGCCGTCGAGCGGCTCGCCCGCCTGGTCCGGCCCTTCCTGCTGCGCCGCAAGAAGTCCGACCCGGGCATCGTCCCCGAGCTGCCGCCCAAGACGGAGACAGACCACCCCGTACCGCTCACCCGTGAACAGGCCTCGCTGTACGAGGCGGTGGTCCGGGAATCGATGCTGGCCATCGAGACGGCGGAGGGCATTGCGCGCAGGGGCCTGGTGCTGAAGCTGCTCGGCGCGCTGAAACAGATCTGCGACCACCCCGCCCTGTACCTGAAGGAGGAGACGGCCGCCGTGACCGACGGCCGCCTGCTCGCCCGCTCCGGCAAACTCGCCCTCCTGGACGAGCTGTTGGACACGCTGCTCGCCGAGGACGGCTCGGCGCTCGTCTTCACGCAGTACGTCGGCATGGCCCGGCTGATCACCGCCCACCTGGCCGCCCGGGCGGTCCCCGTGGACCTGCTGCACGGCGGCACGCCCGTCCCCGAGCGGGAACGCATGGTGGACCGCTTCCAGGCCGGCGCGACCCCGGTGCTGGTGCTGTCCCTGAAGGCGGCGGGCACCGGCCTGAACCTCACCCGCGCCGGCCACGTCGTCCACTTCGACCGCTGGTGGAACCCGGCGGTGGAGGAGCAGGCCACCGACCGCGCCTACCGCATCGGCCAGACCCAGCCGGTGCAGGTCCACCGCCTCATCACGGAGGGCACGGTCGAGGACCGCATCGCCGAGATGCTGGAGGCCAAGCGCGCCCTGGCCGACGCCATCCTCGGCTCCGGCGAGTCGGCACTGACCGAACTGACCGACCGCGAACTCTCCGACCTGGTGTCCCTCAGGAGGCCGTCATGA
- a CDS encoding SWIM zinc finger family protein yields the protein MTPSPADEARRALREARERRLRDGEEGAGGETRTPAPDRPASPDGPTAVAGAEEGAAPGGAVEEVSMAGAPATGEEPSGQPRHGQARPGDAARAALRRALAADARPGAEPSAAEQGDPAGEGGAERFLGEEETESSGGRQAGGADAAQPSLAASGGRRADAGADGVRPADAAREALRAARSRARRDEEAGERAGGLPAWGPRRAERTAEATRGGAVGRSSTGEATRGGAVGRPSTGEATRGGAVGRFPGGQAHAVRDLLAGAFRMPSDEAPPEDETTRGERTGTGGSADADVPPTAPDVVPTSPPPAPSMAAPSRDGELRRTFPALPPPASGAFARTWWGNAWVTALEEGALDAKRLARGRSYAEQGHVDAITVTPGLVLAYVQGSRPRPYRVQVRLRTLEDADWQRFLEAAVERTGHIAALLDKELPHSLADCGVPLLPGPHDLDPHCSCPDRGHPCKHAAALCYQTARLLDADPFVLLLLRGRGERELLDALSRLNAARAARAAQEREPARLPGVRAAEAVLATGQLPPLPPPLPVPPHPGQPPVYPAAPGGPDPFALDQLATDAAARAHALLSTGRDPVAELTLWQDAVRVAAARPGSGLTAATRSLYASLASASGRTPAELARAVAAWRQGGLEGLAVLEEPWDPPAGRFDRARPLLLAADLPAFRPWHNHLTHPRGHVQLRLGRDGLWYAYESEPGHDDWWPRGTPDLDPVGALTGLGAPNDL from the coding sequence ATGACCCCGAGCCCGGCGGACGAGGCCCGCCGCGCCCTGCGGGAGGCCCGGGAGCGTCGGCTGCGGGACGGGGAGGAGGGCGCGGGAGGCGAGACGCGGACACCGGCGCCGGACCGACCCGCATCGCCCGACGGTCCAACCGCCGTCGCAGGTGCGGAAGAAGGGGCCGCACCCGGAGGAGCGGTCGAGGAGGTGTCCATGGCGGGCGCTCCCGCGACGGGAGAGGAGCCGTCCGGGCAGCCTCGGCACGGGCAGGCCCGCCCGGGTGATGCCGCGCGTGCGGCACTGCGGCGGGCCCTTGCCGCCGACGCCCGGCCCGGCGCGGAACCGTCCGCGGCGGAGCAGGGCGACCCTGCCGGCGAGGGCGGAGCGGAGCGCTTCCTCGGCGAGGAGGAGACCGAGTCGTCCGGCGGCCGGCAGGCCGGGGGTGCCGACGCGGCGCAGCCGTCCCTGGCCGCCTCGGGCGGCCGGCGCGCCGACGCCGGCGCTGACGGGGTGCGGCCCGCGGACGCCGCACGCGAAGCGTTGCGGGCCGCCCGCAGCAGGGCGCGGCGGGACGAGGAGGCCGGTGAGCGGGCGGGGGGTCTGCCCGCGTGGGGGCCGCGTCGCGCCGAGCGGACGGCCGAGGCGACGCGCGGGGGAGCGGTCGGGCGGTCTTCGACGGGCGAGGCGACGCGCGGAGGCGCGGTCGGGCGGCCTTCGACGGGCGAGGCGACGCGCGGAGGTGCGGTCGGGCGGTTCCCGGGTGGTCAGGCGCATGCCGTGCGGGACTTGCTGGCCGGGGCGTTCCGGATGCCTTCCGACGAGGCCCCACCGGAAGACGAGACCACGCGCGGCGAGCGCACCGGCACGGGAGGTTCGGCCGACGCGGACGTCCCGCCCACCGCCCCTGACGTTGTGCCCACCTCTCCTCCGCCGGCCCCGTCCATGGCCGCCCCGTCGCGCGACGGGGAGTTGCGGCGCACGTTCCCCGCATTGCCGCCCCCGGCCTCCGGGGCGTTCGCGCGGACCTGGTGGGGAAACGCGTGGGTCACCGCCCTGGAGGAAGGCGCCCTGGACGCCAAGAGGCTGGCCCGCGGCCGGAGTTACGCCGAACAGGGGCACGTGGACGCCATCACCGTCACGCCGGGCCTGGTGCTCGCGTACGTGCAGGGCAGCCGCCCGCGCCCGTACCGGGTGCAAGTGCGGCTGCGCACGCTGGAGGACGCCGACTGGCAGCGTTTCCTGGAAGCCGCCGTCGAGCGGACCGGACACATCGCCGCGCTCCTCGACAAGGAGCTGCCGCATTCGCTGGCCGACTGCGGGGTGCCGTTGCTGCCGGGTCCGCACGACCTCGACCCGCACTGCAGCTGTCCCGACCGCGGCCACCCCTGCAAGCACGCCGCCGCCCTGTGCTACCAGACGGCCCGGCTGCTCGACGCCGACCCCTTCGTGCTGCTTCTGCTGCGCGGACGCGGCGAGCGAGAACTGCTCGACGCCCTCTCCCGGCTGAACGCGGCCCGGGCGGCCCGCGCCGCCCAGGAGCGCGAGCCGGCGCGGCTCCCCGGTGTCCGAGCCGCCGAGGCCGTCCTGGCGACGGGGCAACTCCCGCCCCTGCCACCGCCGCTGCCCGTGCCCCCGCACCCCGGGCAGCCCCCCGTCTACCCGGCGGCACCGGGCGGCCCCGACCCCTTCGCGCTGGACCAGCTGGCGACCGACGCCGCCGCCCGTGCGCACGCCCTGCTCAGTACCGGCCGCGATCCCGTGGCCGAGCTGACGCTGTGGCAGGACGCGGTCCGGGTCGCCGCCGCCCGCCCGGGTTCCGGCCTCACCGCGGCCACCCGGTCCCTCTACGCCTCGTTGGCCTCCGCGTCCGGCCGCACCCCGGCCGAGCTCGCGCGGGCCGTCGCCGCCTGGCGGCAGGGCGGTCTCGAAGGACTCGCCGTCCTGGAGGAGCCGTGGGACCCGCCGGCCGGCCGCTTCGACCGCGCCCGTCCCCTCCTCCTCGCCGCGGACCTCCCGGCCTTCCGCCCCTGGCACAACCACCTCACCCACCCGCGCGGCCACGTCCAGCTCCGCCTCGGCCGCGACGGCCTCTGGTACGCCTACGAGTCCGAGCCGGGCCACGACGACTGGTGGCCGCGCGGCACGCCGGACCTGGACCCGGTGGGGGCGCTCACCGGCCTGGGCGCGCCGAACGACCTCTGA
- a CDS encoding cupin domain-containing protein, which yields MQKLSLDALAREHLERAAAAATGRSATTVYGGHEHVLRQTVLALTADTELAEHESPGEATLLVLRGRVRLISGDTSWDGRTGDLIAIPDARHSLRAVEDAVVLLTVAKA from the coding sequence ATGCAGAAACTGTCACTGGACGCTCTCGCCCGCGAACACCTCGAACGCGCCGCGGCCGCCGCCACCGGCCGCAGCGCCACCACCGTGTACGGGGGTCACGAACACGTCCTCCGCCAGACCGTCCTCGCCCTGACCGCCGACACCGAGCTGGCCGAGCACGAGAGCCCCGGGGAGGCGACCCTGCTGGTCCTGCGCGGCCGGGTCCGCCTCATCAGCGGCGACACGTCCTGGGACGGCAGGACCGGCGACCTCATCGCCATCCCCGACGCCCGCCACAGCCTGCGCGCGGTCGAGGACGCCGTCGTACTGCTCACCGTCGCCAAGGCCTGA
- a CDS encoding FeoA family protein has translation MRAVDETDEIGVTDEVDAAAPRSLADLDPGARAAVTEVLGQGPAVVRRLHDLGFTPGAVVEVVRRAPLRDPVLYRVKDYEVCLRRTEAACVRVTGVER, from the coding sequence ATGAGGGCTGTCGACGAGACCGACGAGATCGGCGTGACCGACGAGGTCGACGCGGCCGCGCCGCGCTCTCTGGCAGATCTGGACCCCGGGGCGCGGGCGGCGGTGACCGAGGTCCTCGGCCAAGGCCCCGCGGTCGTCCGGCGTCTGCACGACCTCGGGTTCACACCCGGGGCGGTGGTGGAGGTCGTACGCCGTGCTCCGCTGCGCGATCCGGTCCTGTACCGGGTCAAGGACTACGAGGTGTGCCTGCGCCGGACCGAGGCGGCGTGCGTGCGCGTCACCGGGGTGGAGCGGTGA
- a CDS encoding ferrous iron transporter B, with protein MSAGCHDADGRRVTETGTPRIALVGAPNSGKTSVFNGLTGLRAKTGNYPGVTVCRFVGTSRSGRHRHVVEDLPGTYSLEPISPDEQITVDVLDGRSAGTERPDALLVVVDATTLRRSLGLVAQVLARGLPACVVVTFTDELARRQGLLNVDDLARALGVPALPVVGHRGLGIARLRELLSTWRGWPTPAVPPPTDAGERDAWTESVLAFAGYRPPERHLVTQRVDAVLLHPVWGTVVFFAVMALFFQTVFTLAAPVQNRVEALFTWLSGQVDAHVGNPWLSGLLGDALIGGVGGVVVFLPQIMLLFLLLALLEGVGYMARAAFLMDRVMARFGLEGRAFVALLSSFACAVPGIMATRTLPSARDRLATMMAAPLMTCSARLPVYVLLIGLLVDPGTRVGPFGAQGLVMFGLYLLGAVSAMLAAWAFKRIGDRGGAAVPFFMEMPPYRLPAPRAVLVAMWSSARAFLRKCTTVIVATSVLLWLLLNLPLHTDAQLRTAGVDTTDAVAVSAYTVDHSYAAGLGRLVSPVFDPLGFDWRINVGVLSAQAARETFVATLGQVAAAEDPEQPQQALRSMTHTGGPRAGEPVFTAPTVAALLVYFVYALQCMATVAVLRRETGTWRWPATAFGYLTVLAWLMAYLARTVTVLLGG; from the coding sequence GTGAGCGCCGGCTGCCACGACGCCGACGGCCGGCGGGTGACCGAGACCGGAACTCCCCGGATCGCCCTGGTCGGCGCCCCCAACTCGGGCAAGACCAGCGTCTTCAACGGGCTGACGGGCCTGCGCGCCAAGACCGGCAACTACCCCGGCGTGACCGTCTGCCGTTTCGTCGGAACCTCCCGCTCGGGGCGGCACCGCCACGTCGTGGAGGATCTGCCGGGCACCTACAGCCTGGAACCGATCAGCCCCGACGAGCAGATCACCGTTGACGTCCTGGACGGCCGGTCGGCGGGAACGGAGCGCCCCGACGCGCTGCTGGTCGTGGTGGACGCCACCACGCTGCGCCGTTCCCTGGGGCTCGTCGCCCAGGTCCTGGCCCGCGGGCTGCCCGCCTGCGTGGTGGTCACCTTCACCGACGAACTGGCCCGCCGACAGGGTCTGTTGAACGTCGACGACCTCGCGCGGGCCCTCGGCGTGCCGGCGCTGCCCGTGGTGGGCCACCGCGGCTTGGGCATCGCGCGGCTGCGCGAGCTGCTCAGCACCTGGCGCGGCTGGCCGACACCGGCCGTGCCGCCGCCCACCGACGCGGGCGAGCGGGACGCCTGGACGGAATCGGTCCTGGCCTTCGCCGGCTACCGGCCCCCCGAACGCCACCTGGTCACGCAGCGCGTGGACGCGGTGCTCCTGCACCCGGTGTGGGGGACCGTGGTGTTCTTCGCGGTGATGGCGCTGTTCTTCCAGACCGTCTTCACACTGGCCGCCCCCGTCCAGAACCGCGTCGAGGCGTTGTTCACCTGGCTGTCGGGCCAAGTGGACGCCCACGTCGGCAATCCATGGCTGTCCGGACTCCTGGGCGACGCCCTGATCGGCGGTGTGGGCGGCGTGGTGGTCTTCCTGCCGCAGATCATGCTGCTGTTCCTGCTCCTGGCCCTGCTGGAGGGCGTGGGCTACATGGCGCGGGCGGCGTTCCTGATGGACCGGGTGATGGCCCGCTTCGGACTGGAGGGCCGCGCGTTCGTGGCGCTGCTGTCGTCCTTCGCCTGTGCCGTCCCCGGCATCATGGCGACCCGCACCCTCCCCTCGGCCAGGGACCGCCTGGCCACGATGATGGCCGCCCCGCTGATGACCTGCTCGGCGCGGCTCCCGGTGTACGTCCTGCTCATCGGCCTGCTGGTGGACCCCGGGACCCGGGTCGGCCCGTTCGGCGCGCAGGGCCTGGTCATGTTCGGCCTGTACCTGCTGGGAGCCGTCTCCGCGATGCTGGCCGCCTGGGCGTTCAAGAGGATCGGCGACCGCGGCGGCGCGGCCGTGCCGTTCTTCATGGAGATGCCGCCCTACCGGCTGCCCGCCCCGCGCGCGGTGCTGGTCGCGATGTGGTCCTCCGCGCGGGCCTTCCTGCGCAAGTGCACGACCGTCATCGTCGCCACCAGCGTCCTGCTGTGGCTGCTGCTGAACCTGCCCCTGCACACGGACGCGCAGCTGCGCACGGCCGGCGTCGACACCACCGACGCCGTGGCGGTGTCCGCGTACACCGTCGACCACAGCTACGCCGCCGGCCTGGGCCGCCTGGTCTCCCCGGTCTTCGACCCGCTCGGCTTCGACTGGCGCATCAACGTCGGCGTGCTGTCCGCCCAGGCCGCCCGCGAGACCTTCGTCGCCACCCTGGGCCAGGTCGCCGCCGCCGAGGACCCCGAACAGCCGCAGCAGGCACTGCGGTCCATGACGCACACCGGCGGACCCCGCGCCGGGGAACCGGTGTTCACCGCGCCGACCGTCGCCGCCCTGCTGGTCTACTTCGTCTACGCGCTGCAGTGCATGGCCACCGTCGCCGTCCTGCGCCGGGAGACCGGGACCTGGCGATGGCCGGCGACCGCCTTCGGTTATCTGACCGTCCTGGCCTGGCTGATGGCCTACCTGGCCCGCACGGTCACCGTGCTGCTGGGCGGGTGA
- a CDS encoding NifU family protein → MSRAMVPLHPQPTGRPDELRWIVPAGTLTGTGALARVPAAPAALLADGTLAAISLEATAVVTRLGPGRTWAEDGPRVRTALHTALEDPAGWIVDAGAGPGADDAALYGVVVEVLAGETGDFVRSHGGGIDLVDVTDGVVTVCLRGACHGCPASWLTLHQRLERRIRQRHPALREVRDIAAPPGSPLRPGRSSRTRNG, encoded by the coding sequence GTGAGCCGCGCCATGGTCCCCCTGCACCCCCAGCCCACGGGCCGGCCCGACGAACTGCGCTGGATCGTCCCGGCCGGGACACTCACCGGCACCGGCGCGCTCGCCCGGGTACCGGCGGCGCCGGCCGCGCTCCTCGCGGACGGCACCCTCGCCGCGATCTCCCTGGAGGCCACGGCGGTCGTCACCCGTCTGGGGCCGGGCCGCACCTGGGCCGAGGACGGCCCCCGGGTACGTACCGCGCTGCACACGGCTCTCGAGGACCCCGCCGGATGGATCGTGGACGCCGGCGCGGGCCCCGGTGCCGACGACGCCGCGCTGTACGGGGTGGTGGTCGAGGTACTGGCCGGTGAGACGGGCGACTTCGTCCGCTCCCACGGCGGTGGCATCGACCTCGTCGACGTGACGGACGGCGTCGTCACCGTCTGCCTCCGCGGCGCCTGCCACGGCTGCCCCGCCTCCTGGCTCACCCTGCACCAGCGGCTGGAGCGCCGGATACGGCAGCGCCATCCCGCGCTGCGGGAGGTTCGCGACATCGCCGCGCCGCCGGGCTCGCCGCTCAGACCAGGCCGCTCCAGTAGGACCAGAAACGGGTGA